In a genomic window of Pieris brassicae chromosome 7, ilPieBrab1.1, whole genome shotgun sequence:
- the LOC123711631 gene encoding serine-protein kinase ATM isoform X1: MALEQSLMEICSGLTSIRVNERKKSAESLKDMLSRSAMPSLLTENTRKKSGYTWNQVFNDINEYILKETEKYETNKNFDNIIGTSTSLLNLCVSGSNKGGAHIKCDLIIEACLNIFNDIRLRKAIGDAYYSVLYKHVLDNDYFIGFITPLMWENLLEACVNLCLTNSSHMDILTKFKLLWLVIKNASNTVQFVVCLRDSLGDIDKCLKKKMDDKKTQDFVMKIFILLVELLSTESRHMICEFTENVLPIIFKFYDHNMDVKKKPLLFKALSVAVKLHHPCGRLKNEEGSLAHDWDVWYKLLHNVLEIICLEINYIQKSIKQNAVSENFSLLAAITYYQIFNEGKDSNDADESMAKRPKINLNKNKCFNDILKELRHSGPPWVDIIHFYVQQFKHSLTADDYISLVKTSEILIPNMGKDFDNLGEMCCTVIEYYIKNPNNVTYYVNVFYDLWNACVRNATTLATLKSVHMIIRSFLRLDILKYSHVQPLLALYFENGMPITNCSLITLAFVYSKFYSNCCYSKQRIKCVEWLKHMSITDINVNYLGNILFRLISDENMELNFEITSPITKFHEVFNDMETSILFSNFEYEVENKEIKSTKEDLVAVKFNQEMCTIVLDYLHGKVTELSSKPDSTETLIESVKFIHLTLNLYESLQTYKIISKEFTVNSELYFITVDTLKKLFIHLTRTLRSDEQVRKKIKFITCLQELLQDNFGCFLNGIARSCIDVNCFHAVNEILKTEVELDDDEDIEIGPVGLKCQCVYFLAAYCYYSHTYTDELVKCILDEDLYKFDAHWDVDCALKCIEMVIDHDQDDKYLDSVFGLMKNMCRVLFRNSKASFVLLQLLLKILDRIWVHNDSVMRKNCIIMVKGYYERCNKLYYTPRLASIIYECVARVMKLNRQYRFELEFDTNLVKQIKGNSHSIRIYCCYLLKYVYENLDVEDVKEISNSLLDIFVITVPKENEIVLKDETINRTLTVLHCFRALSKIRHWLLHTIVFQIIYTQQKKSLNQSLTRKALSLIVKGIAQRNFDEYVNNNILDILYSWFIEGEKFDSLPLNLLGFKLDVFLEKHAKWLVASEVLWSCKGHIERSETVKLVAAKSKKTVEDVIEMCFCAVITLCLPYIVVEKYEMESEKHAGFKALFENSNRMFHSTRQILDNEKWSNLFVEHLGDLILLAATHVCDPQSAIDQFKLEEMHMKNRFLCSKAVFKGVLRYFGELIDGDVIEYFSGTQPLVILNILFKLWGNFVNENVPDFKILQLHTYVSFIENVKIGFTSDAVLFNFILNSLANAINTSETNELKAIFGVFKQILDKLKQANKLETLRQNISAKVLAILSAKDANLMELNEIDVVDSVVYQSNVSQHKCASKVEFTNMLQTYTTSLIYPSNEILCNFRQFLQTNTDHVNDLCKDLNIKGFSEDCSNSLVHCIINGLSNILKTSNENKIIIEACNCLAEMATYDIKTLVTVPPADTEHLESLSAKEYFTYKTLETLSSELFDKDPSVNSKVAVVINRILKYRDGKLALDMEGINKEILQPLSPLNSDIHAEYQIDDGKFESFNSPDFWIPKPCEDHLHWVVRITTSLLSLIASGNNCAGVLSAVCALKPTLSAKVMPSILGLLFDCDARSKSEKLIKTLGEQLNQFFIYIWKLTFDDKLENSEDGTCAGVSSKLDHNHKMIIQYILQLIDFIRLQAKNYRKKSLPLNYLNLEYKKVAWASALADLNLVAIYYGELWAAAQNGGVPPSSPDATSNLDGGSQLQRIFRGCFVSIGEPDAVEGCGTAHLTSEDEKRKHLINTGQFTDSLLLHDIALSGSLDQTLQYGVVTSLHKAGMHHLALQYIKSCPESETLNDIKYDCLSLLGDWSDFVATKELEQKSKLTFNTNSITKKFRYACLKDCLNIQPSEDFYTKLEQPLNGAKLAISRLCRRLNMENSQCVYKIMACLHLFRDIESYFAVRCGKFHIKVLLDRWQIEKLPPFKDFKHLESLISQRGLILQHAAENNGLYSEKINSLQLQYAELGLSNQRVQIAQRMVAMVKRFQPSKEVTLLESKVSWDKGHKDIALSLLHDNIVDETDNAKLTAISLRQYGLWMAECKRENARDIINQYLEKSLEVLNDCDDLDTRNKVYYDIAQFADAEYKLVVTYMNSSTFENKVKCMESMKGTAASLRSSQQTLTRDEKKALIANNAFRQMDEAEIANTRAEKETFLELAMRFYLLSLKQSDNNNLSIFRVISLWFENNLVNLSGLGEALKAVPSWKFITVLPQIAPRLSSDDTSFVYLKDLLMRCAKDHPHHTLPILFNLKNSDKDKNYGKNQSQLFRSPPEPRVIAAGELISELERMDPKMAILIEQMDTLYDAIISFAYFTSPFKDIGKQFSLPKEEVISRLRDLNSVPVPTDTIAIKRNCDYSSLSSFSGFDNYFEMVGGINYPKKVNCRSSDGKKRILLIKGEDDMRQDAVMQQVFSIVNTLLEKNPITYHNKLLIRTYKVVALSRRSGVLEWCAGTVPLGTYLTNAHVRHRPQDISPNTARGKIKESQEKKLSNKQKLAVFNEILRVFKPVFHYFFTEHYLDPVTWYERRLAYTRSVATSSMVGYILGLGDRHVQNILIDKTTAEVIHIDFGIAFDQGKTLLTPETVPFRLTQDIIAGFGCSGVEGIFRRCCEKTLQLLRDNQETLLTILEVLLCDPLYLWIVPNTSKNPNESRAETASGGLAERALLAVRSKLNGAESGAGGVSVRGQVAALLHRATDRANLCRLFHGWQPYL; encoded by the exons ATGGCTTTGGAACAATCGTTGATGGAAATATGTTCGGGTCTCACCTCGATACGTGTTAATGAGAGAAAGAAAAGTGCTGAATCTTTAAAAGATATGCTTAGTAGATCCGCTATGCCTAGTTTACTGACAGAAAACACTCGCAAGAAGTCAGGTTACACTTGGAACCaagtttttaatgatataaatgaatatatactCAAA gaaactgaaaaatatgaaacaaataagaattttgataatattattgggACTTCAACTAGTCTTCTGAATTTATGTGTTTCAGGGTCAAATAAAG gtgGTGCTCATATAAAATGTGATCTTATTATTGAagcttgtttaaatatatttaatgatattcGTTTAAGAAAAGCTATTGGAGATGCTTATTATAGTGTCCTTTATAAACATGTCTTGGacaatgattattttataggaTTTATTACTCCATTGATGTGGGAAA ATTTACTGGAAGCATGTGTGAACCTCTGTTTAACTAATTCATCTCATATggacattttaacaaaattcaaattactaTGGCTCGTTATTAAAAATGCTAGCAACACTGTTCAATTTGTTGTTTGCCTGAGAGATTCATTGGGAGATAtagataaatgtttaaaaaaaaaaatggacgACAAAAAGACACAGGATTTTGTTATGAAGATTTTCATACTATTGGTGGAGttg CTGTCCACAGAATCTCGACATATGATTTGCGAGTTCACTGAAAATGTACttcctattatatttaaattttatgaccACAATATGGATGTTAAGAAAAAG CCTTTATTATTCAAGGCGTTAAGCGTCGCAGTGAAACTTCACCACCCCTGTGGCAGATTAAAAAATGAGGAAGGTAGTTTAGCACACGACTGGGACGTGTGGTATAAACTTTTGCATAATGTACTAGAAATAATTTGCCtggaaattaattacatacaaaaatctataaaacaaaatgctGTTAGTGAGAATTTTTCACTCTTGGCCGCCATTACATACTACCAA ATCTTTAATGAGGGCAAAGATTCGAATGATGCAGACGAATCAATGGCAAAGAgaccaaaaattaatttaaataagaacaaATGTTTCAATGACATATTAAAGGAATTACGACATAGTGGACCGCCttg ggtTGATATTATACACTTCTACGTGCAGCAGTTCAAACACTCTCTAACGGCTGATGATTATATTTCTCTCGTTAAAACCTCGGAGATACTAATACCAAATATGGGCAAAGATTTTGACAATTTGGGAGAAATGTGTTGCACTGTcatagaatattatattaaaaatccgAATAATGTTACCTACTATGTTAATGTGTTTTATGATCTGTGGAATGCCTGTGTTAG aaacgCAACAACACTTGCAACTTTAAAATCCGTTCATATGATCATTCGGTCTTTTCTAAGAttagacattttaaaatactctCATGTCCAACCACTTTTAGCcctatattttgaaaatggaatgCCCATCACCAACTGTTCCCTTATAACATTAGCCTTCGTATATTCAAAATTCTATTCCAACTGTTGTTATTCTAAACAAAGAATTAAATGCGTGGAATGGTTAAAACACATGAGCATCACcgatattaatgttaattatttaggaAACATCTTATTCCGTCTCATTTCTGATGAGAATATGGAATTGAATTTTGAGATTACCTCCCCTATAACCAAATTTCACGAGGTGTTTAATGATATGGAAACTAgtattctattttcaaatttcgaatatGAAGTCGAAAATAAAGAGATTAAAAGCACAAAGGAGGATTTAGTTGCCGTGAAATTTAATCAAGAGATGTGTACAATAGTCTTAGATTATTTACATGGTAAAGTGACTGAGCTGTCTTCAAAGCCCGATTCCACAGAAACATTAATAGAAagtgtaaaatttatacatcTGACACTAAACCTGTATGAATCGTTGCAAACGTATAAGATAATTTCAAAGGAATTTACAGTCAACTCCGAGTTATACTTCATTACAGTAGACACTTTGAAGAAACTGTTCATACATTTAACTCGTACACTGCGTTCTGATGAACAAGTCAGAAAGAAGATTAAATTCATCACGTGCCTCCAAGAGTTGTTGCAAGATAATTTTGGTTGTTTTCTCAACGGTATTGCCAGGTCGTGTATAGATGTAAATTGCTTTCATGCCGTCAATGAAATTTTGAAGACGGAGGTGGAACTGGATGATGACGAGGATATAGAGATAGGGCCAGTCGGCTTAAAATGCCAGTGCGTATATTTTTTAGCCGCGTATTGCTATTATTCCCATACGTATACTGACGAGCTGGTTAAATGCATACTAGACGAAGACTTGTATAAGTTTGACGCACATTGGGATGTAGATTGTGCTCTCAAATGTATTGAAATGGTCATAGACCATGATCAAGACGATAAATATCTAG aCTCCGTGTTTGGGCTTATGAAGAACATGTGTAGAGTTCTGTTTAGAAACTCTAAAGCGAGCTTTGttcttttacaattattactcAAGATATTAGACAGAATTTGGGTTCATAACGACAGTGTGATgagaaaaaattgtataataatggTTAAGGGTTACTATGAACGATGTAATAAgttgtactatacaccacgtCTTGCTTCAATAATATACGAATGTGTGGCCCGGGTTATGAAACTTAATAGACAATATAGATTTGAACTAGAGTTTGATACGAATTTGGTAAAGCAGATAAAAGGGAATAGTCACAGTATAAGGATATATTGCTGCTATCTTCTGAAATATGTTTACGAGAATCTGGATGTGGAAGATGTTAAGGAAATTTCGAATTCTCTTCTGGATATCTTTGTTATCACT GTGCCAAAGGAAAATGAAATAGTATTGAAAGATGAAACAATAAATCGTACACTAACAGTGTTGCATTGCTTTCGTGCCTTATCGAAAATACGGCATTGGCTACTCCATACAATTgtattccaaataatttacaCTCAACAGAAAAAATCCTTGAATCAGAGTCTCACGAGAAAAGCTTTGAGTCTCATTGTAAAAGGCATCGCTCAGCGGAACTTCGATGAATATgtgaacaataatattttggaTATTCTTTATTCTTGGTTTATTGAAGGCGAGAAATTTGATAGTCTCCCTTTAAATCTATTGGGTTTTAAGTTGGATGTATTTCtggaaaagcacgcgaaatggCTGGTGGCTTCGGAAGTGCTGTGGAGTTGTAAGGGTCACATTGAGAGGAGCGAAACCGTTAAATTGGTTGCTGCAAAGTCTAAGAAGACAGTCGAGGATGTTATTGAg ATGTGTTTCTGTGCCGTCATAACGTTATGCCTTCCTTACATTGTGGTAGAGAAATACGAAATGGAAAGCGAGAAACACGCCGGTTTCAAAGCGTTATTTGAAAATTCGAATAGAATGTTCCACTCGACAAGACAAATATTAGACAATGAGAAATGGAGCAATCTTTTCGTTGAGCATTTGGGTGATCTTATTTTGTTGGCTGCGACTCATGTGTGTGACCCTCAGAGCGCGATAGACCAGTTCAAATTAGAAGAAATGCATATGAAGAATAGATTTTTGTGTTCTAAGGCTGTTTTCAAAGGAGTTTTGCGGTATTTTGGg GAGCTAATCGACGGTGATGTCATAGAGTATTTTTCAGGAACCCAGCCTTTAGTCATACTAAACATACTATTTAAACTCTGGGGTAACTTTGTCAATGAGAATGTACCagatttcaaaattttacaacTCCACACTTACGTTTCCTTTATAGAAAACGTTAAGATTGGTTTTACGTCCGAtgctgttttgtttaattttattctaaacaGTCTCGCGAATGCAATAAACACTTCAGAAACGAATGAATTGAAAGCTATATTCGGAGTATTCAAGCAAATTTTGGATAAGCTTAAACAAGCGAATAAGTTAGAAACGCTGCGGCAAAATATTTCCGCTAAAGTCCTAGCAATTCTGAGCGCTAAAGATGCGAATTTGATggaattaaatgaaatagatGTAGTGGATAGTGTTGTTTATCAAAGCAATGTTAGTCAACACAAATGCGCTTCTAAAGTGGAGTTTACGAATATGTTGCAAACATATACAACAAGTTTAATATACCCAAG CAATGAAATACTGTGCAACTTTCGACAATTTCTTCAAACAAATACAGATCACGTAAACGATCTCTGTAAGGACTTAAATATTAAGGGATTTTCAGAGGATTGCTCTAATAGTCTGGTCCACTGTATTATAAATGGGCTGAGTAATATTTTGAAGACCTCAAACGAGAATAAG ataATAATAGAAGCCTGCAATTGCTTAGCCGAAATGGCCACTTACGATATAAAAACACTGGTCACAGTCCCGCCAGCGGATACAGAGCATTTGGAATCATTATCAGCAAAGGAATATTTTACGTACAAAACATTAGAAACACTGTCTAGCGAGCTCTTTGATAAAGATCCGTCAGTGAATAGTAAAGTCGCAGTCGTTATAAACCGGATTTTGAAATATCGCGATGGAAAGTTGGCTTTAG ATATGGAGGGAATTAACAAGGAGATATTACAACCGCTCTCGCCCCTAAATAGCGATATACACGCAGAGTATCAGATAGATGATGGAAAATTCGAGTCATTTAATTCTCCTGATTTCTGGATCCCTAAGCCATGCGAGGATCACCTACATTGGGTCGTTAGGATAACGACAAGTCTGTTATCATTAATCGCCTCAGGGAATAATTGTGCTGGTGTCCTGAGTGCAGTTTGTGCTTTAAAG ccaACACTGTCAGCCAAAGTGATGCCATCCATCTTGGGTCTCCTATTTGATTGTGATGCGCGTTCGAAATCTGAAAAACTTATCAAAACACTGGGAGAACAGTTAAATCAATTCTTCATTTACATTTGGAAGCTTACTTTTGATGATAAATTGGAGAACTCAGAAGATGGAACCTGCGCTGGAGTGTCAAGCAAACTCGATCACAATCACAAAATGATTATTCAGTACATACTTCAACTTATTGATTTTATACGGCTGCAAGCGAAAAATTACCGGAA AAAGTCCTTACCCCTAAACTACCTAAACTTGGAATATAAGAAGGTGGCCTGGGCGAGCGCTTTAGCAGATTTAAACCTCGTAGCTATATACTATGGGGAGCTGTGGGCTGCGGCACAAAATGGTGGTGTTCCCCCCTCCTCACCAGATGCCACTTCCAACTTAGATGGTGGTTCACAGCTACAGCGGATTTTTAGAGGG tGTTTCGTATCAATCGGCGAACCGGACGCTGTCGAAGGCTGTGGTACAGCCCACTTGACAAGTGAAGATGAGAAACGCAAGCATTTAATAAACACAGGGCAATTCACGGATTCCCTGCTATTGCATGACATAGCGCTTTCGGGTTCGCTTGACCAAACGCTGCAGTACGGAGTGGTCACATCTCTTCATAAGGCTGGGATGCACCACTTAGCCTTACAGTATATTAAGTCATGCCCTGAAAGTGAAACACTCAATGATATCAAGTATGACTGCTTGTCGCTTCTCG gtgACTGGAGTGACTTTGTCGCTACGAAGGAATTGGAACAAAAGTCCAAATTGACGTTTAACACAAATTCTATAACCAAAAAGTTTCGATACGCATGTCTCAAAGACTGCCTAAACATCCAACCGAGTGAAGATTTCTATACAAAACTGGAACAGCCTCTAAATGGAGCTAAACTTGCCATTTCACGATTGTGTAGGAGGTTAAACATGGAGAATTCACAATGCGTTTACAAAATTATGGCGTGCCTTCATCTATTTCGGGATATAGAGAGTTATTTCGCAGTGAGATGTGGCAAGTTTCATATCAAGGTGTTGCTAGATAGGTGGCAAATTGAGAAATTGCCGCCATTCAAGGACTTTAAGCATTTGGAAAGTCTAATATCGCAACGGGGTTTAATACTTCAACACGCGGCTGAGAACAATGGCTTATATTCGGAGAAGATAAATTCTCTGCAGTTGCAATATGCCG AACTGGGCTTGTCAAATCAAAGAGTACAAATTGCACAGCGCATGGTAGCGATGGTTAAACGCTTTCAGCCATCGAAAGAAGTGACTCTGTTAGAGAGTAAAGTTTCGTGGGATAAAGGACACAAGGACATCGCTCTGTCCCTATTACACGATAACATTGTCGATGAGACGGATAATGCCAAGTTAACTGCTATTTCGTTAAG ACAATACGGCTTATGGATGGCCGAGTGTAAGCGAGAAAATGCAAGAGACATAATCAATCAGTACTTAGAAAAAAGCCTTGAAGTACTGAATGATTGCGATGATTTGGACACGAGAAACAAAGTGTACTATGATATAGCACAGTTCGCCGATGCGGAGTACAAACTT GTGGTGACATACATGAATTCGTCTACATTTGAGAATAAAGTCAAATGTATGGAGAGTATGAAGGGAACCGCTGCTAGTTTGAGGTCTTCTCAACAAACGCTCACGAG AGACGAGAAGAAGGCGTTGATAGCAAACAACGCATTTCGGCAGATGGACGAAGCTGAGATCGCGAACACGAGAGCGGAGAAGGAAACATTTTTGGAACTAGCAATGAG attctatttattatcactTAAACAGAGTGACAATAATAACCTCTCAATATTTCGTGTTATATCACTGTGGTTTGAGAACAATTTAGTGAATTTGAGCGGTTTAGGCGAAGCCCTTAAAGCGGTTCCATCATGGAAGTTCATAACTGTGTTACCACAGATCGCACCACGCCTTTCCTCTGATGACACGTCCTTTGTTTACCTAAAGGATTTATTAa TGCGCTGTGCAAAAGATCACCCGCATCATACATTACCCATCCTCTTCAATCTAAAGAATTCAGACAAGGACAAAAACTATGGAAAGAATCAATCTCAGTTATTCCGAAGTCCGCCAGAGCCAAGGGTTATAGCTGCTGGAGAATTAATATCAGAATTGGAGAGGATGGATCCTAAAATGGCcattttaatagaacaaatGGATACTTTGTATGATG ccaTAATAAGCTTCGCATACTTCACATCTCCATTCAAGGATATAGGCAAACAATTTTCATTACCAAAAGAAGAGGTTATTTCTCGTCTCCGTGACTTGAATAGCGTTCCCGTCCCGACCGATACGATTGCCATTAAACGGAATTGTGATTATTCCAGCTTGAGTA GTTTTTCTGGTTTTGACAACTATTTCGAAATGGTGGGTGGAATAAACTACCCCAAGAAAGTTAATTGTCGAAGCTCGGATGGGAAGAAAagaattcttttaattaag GGCGAAGATGATATGCGACAAGACGCGGTGATGCAACAAGTGTTTTCGATTGTCAATACGCTGCTTGAAAAGAATCCAATTAcatatcataataaattactcaTACGTACTTATAAG GTAGTTGCGCTGTCCCGTCGCTCTGGAGTATTGGAGTGGTGCGCGGGCACTGTGCCGCTCGGTACGTACTTAACGAACGCGCACGTACGTCATCGCCCACAG GATATCTCACCAAATACCGCTAGAGGCAAGATAAAAGAGTCCCAAGAAAAGAAACTCTCAAACAAACAGAAGTTGGCGGTTTTTAACGAAATATTGAGAGTGTTCAAAccagtttttcattatttctttactGAACATTATCTCGACCCTGTTACTTGGTACGAACGAAGGCTGGCTTATACCAGAAG tGTGGCAACATCGTCAATGGTTGGATACATACTCGGTTTAGGGGATCGTCATGtgcaaaacatattaattgataAGACAACTGCTGAAGTTATTCATATAGATTTTG GGATTGCCTTCGACCAAGGCAAAACATTACTTACACCGGAGACGGTACCTTTCCGTTTAACTCAAGATATCATCGCAGGCTTTGGTTGTAGCGGTGTTGAAGGAATATTTCGAAG ATGCTGTGAGAAAACCCTGCAATTGCTCCGAGATAACCAGGAGACGTTACTGACGATACTGGAAGTTCTCTTATGTGATCCCTTATATCTGTGGATTGTGCCCAATACTTCAAAAAATCCCA acGAGTCACGTGCTGAGACAGCGTCTGGAGGACTAGCAGAGCGGGCCTTGTTGGCCGTTCGTAGTAAGTTAAATGGAGCGGAGAGCGGAGCAGGCGGCGTTTCGGTACGAGGGCAGGTCGCCGCGCTTCTGCATCGCGCCACAGACCGGGCTAATCTCTGCCGGCTGTTTCATGGATGGCAACCCTATCTGTGA